GGCATCCCTCCAGATTGGCTCTTGGAAAGGATACGGCTGTTTTGTTTCCTTCTTTCGCTAATCTATCAATCTTAGGCCCTCCCGGATATCCAAGGCCTATCGCTCTTGCAACCTTGTCAAATGCTTCGCCAGCCGCATCATCTCTTGTTTTACCAATAATTTCGTATACACCATATTCTTTTACAATAACCAGATGGGTGTGACCTCCCGATACAATCAAGCATAAAAAAGGAGGCTCCAAATTCTTGTGTTCTATAAAATTAGCGGATACATGCCCTTCAATATGGTGAACACCAACCAGAGGTTTTCCTGCTGCATAACTAATCGCCTTCGCTTCTGCGACCCCAACTAATAATGCTCCTACCAGACCAGGTCCATAAGTAACCGCTATGGCATCTAACGCCTCTAAACTACAGTCTGCTTCGGCTAAAGCTTCTTTTATGACTTGATTTATCTTTTCCATATGTTTTCTGGAAGCAATTTCCGGAACCACACCGCCATAAAGCGTATGAAGGTCGATTTGAGAAGATATTACATTTGATAATACCTCCCTTCCGTTTTTTACCACTGCTGCGGCAGTCTCATCGCAGGACGATTCTATTGCTAAAATCATTACATCTTTATCCATAGTTGTTTTCTTTATTCCTCACTTTAATTTGTACTATTGAATCTCCCAGCCAAGTATTTTCCATCGGCCTTCTTCATCCTGACGAAGAAGGAATTTTTCTTTTACTTTTTCTTCACTGCTTTTTTCTTTGACTGTAAAGGTTACTGTTAGAGAGGCAAAGCTCTGCTCCTTGTCCTTAAAATATTCAACATCCTCACTATTTGCTATCGCATACTTTGTAATAGAGCTATTTTCTTGTTTATACTTAACAATTTCTGATTTTAAATTAATAAAATATGTGTCCTTTGGATTAACAGCCAAAAGAGCTTCATCAAAGAGTTTAAGATTTTGCTCTCCTAGTTTCTCAACCTGGCTATCTTTCAGTTCTTTATCATATAATACTTTAATAATCCGACTATATACTTTTACAACCTCTCTGGGTGTCGAAGGATAATCCTCTTCCAGGTCTTTCACTAACAAAGTTTGCAGTTCGTCAGCCTGTGTATTTGTATCTGTTTGTTTTCCTCTATTTGATGTATATTTATAATACCCAAAGATAAGTGCTGCTAAAATAGCTACACAAACCACTGTTTTTAGTGACATATTTATTTTTTTCATTCCAATTCCCCCTTTTACCATGTTATAGTTTACACTCATTTACTTATACTTGGTAATTTATCTGCCTGCCCCTGTGGCTATCTCGAATTATACCATCCGTTAAATGGAATATATACTGGTTTTATTAATCGGACAATTGTATCTACTGCTTATTCTTCCGGGTCAAAATTTAAGGTTATACTTTTTCTATCTTTTCCGGCTTTCGCATTGGGAAAAATTGCTCTGGTGTCTTCCATAAATTCTTCTGGTCTTACTAGAGACGGACTGTAATGAGTAAGCCAAAGTTCTTTCACCTGCGCTGTTTTTGCCAGCCTTGCAGCATCATAAAAAGTCATGTGCTTATGCTCTACTGCTTTTTCTGCCTTGTCTTTCTCTCCATACATCCCCTCACAGATAAATAAATCAGCCTCCTGTGCCTGCTCTGCTATAAGGGGAATAGGTCTGGTGTCCGTACAGTAGGTTAATTTAATCCCTTTTCTGCCAGGTCCTAGTACCATATCCGGTGTATAGATTATTGTTTCTGTTTCTATGGTTTCTCCTTTTTGAAGGCGATTCCAGTATTTTTGAGGTACATTGTTCTCATTTGCCTTCTCAACAAAAAATCTCCCGCCTCTTTCAATTACTACATTGTAGCCATAACATATCACATTATGGTGCACCCTGAAGGCCTGTATAACATAACCTCCGATTCTTATCTCCTCTGTCTGGGCCGATAATTCAATAAATTTAATTTCAAATGGTAGTTCCGGTGCAATCACTCGTAAGGCATTCACAACTCTTTCTAAGCCTTTTGGTCCTATCATGGTTACAGGTTCGGTTCGGTCTGCATTACCCATTGTCAGTAAAAGTCCCGGCAAACCACTGATATGGTCTCCGTGGTAATGAGTAAAACAAATAATATCTATCGGATGAAAGCTCCATCCTTTTTCTTTAATTGCAATCTGGGTGCCCTCCCCGCAATCAATTAATAGACTGGAGCCATTGTATCTGGTCATTAAAGCCGTAAGCCATCGGTTTGGCAACGGCATCATTCCGCTGGTGCCAAGTAAACAAACATCTAACATGTATCTTCCTCACTTATCTCGCTTTTGTAATACTATTCTTCCCGCATCTGGAAGCTCTACACATATTAACAAAGCTTATTAAATCAATATTAGCATAACCAATATGCATTATCAAGTGCTACCAAATAACTAACAAAATAAACACCGGCGTGATGTTAAGTTCATTGGCAGATGAAATGGTTACCACCTAAAGTACGATTTTTCAAAACCATTTTATATTAAAAATAAGGGGCTGTCCCATTCCTTAACCGCTTTTTCGTACACTTTAATGCGGTATCAGGATTTTGTAACAGCCCCTTACTTTATAACACTTCCTTTTTACGGATTACCTTAATTGGTATCTTAAAGGATTTTATGAAATTGTCATAGCATTCTTCACATATATTAAATTTGTGGACTTCTAAATCATATTTTGAAAAATATCCCCATTCCTTAGCTGCCTCGAAAACATCCTCCTTTAGTATTCCCTGCTCCATGAAGATTTGCTTTCCACAGACATTGCAGCAAATATCCTTGTCCGTCTGTGGAATAGTATTAACCTTATCCATGTGTTATCCCTCCTGCTAACTTGACCGCCTTCTTAAATCCATTATAACGTTATATGTTGGATTTTTACAGTGGGAATTACTGTATCTGCTATATCCTTTTATTAACAACCATCCGTATTCTGCGTGTTTTCAAGTGTTACAGGCTATCTCTTTCCGAAAACTTCGCTGCAAATTAGTAACTATTTAACGAAAATTCTTTCTAAAAACTTTTGTAAAACACAAGATTATTGCTTAACATACAGCCACATAATCATTCCATCCTCTATAGGAGCCTCATAAAAATTCTTTCGTACTCCCTCGGAGTGAAATCCAAGTTTCTGATAAACTGAGATTGCGGACCGATTACTTACCCTAACTTCTAATGTAAAGGCTGTTAACCCCTGGTCAATTCCGATTTTTAGTAATTTATTTAACATGGTATAGGCAATTCCTTTATGTCTACTGTTCTCTTCCACAGCCACATTATTAATCTGTCCTTCACCGGCTACTGCCCACATACCGCAATATCCTACTATCCGACTGCCCATTTCTGCAACTAAATACACATTATCTATCCGGCCTATGGAATCTTCAAAATCCTTCCACTTCCAGGGGAGTGAAAATATTTTCTCCTCCATACTTGTTACGGCAGTTATATCTTTTGCTTCCATTCTGCGAATTATTATGTTCTCCATTATTTCGCCTGCTCCAATAATCTTTCTGCCCGTTCCCTCTCTGCCTGAGATACCCTTAAGTATTCCGGTTCATGAATGTCAGCGTTTTCATACAGTCCATTTTTATAATACGTAAGACCGATAGCCCCCACTGCTGCTGCCCGCTGCTTTGCCAAATGAATCGGTGCAAACTGATATGGAACTTTCATTAACTCCTTTAGTTTTTCCTGATGCACTTCTACTCCATCGCCAAGAAAAATAACGGCTTTACCCATGTTATTAACAATTTCAGCTATTTCTTCAATTCCTGCTGCCATCTGCGGTTGTATAATATCAAATTCTTCATTGAATTCATAAAGTCCGGTATAAACCTGATTTCTTCTGGCATCCATAATTGGACATATTAATTTTTCCGTTCCATATAGATTATA
The nucleotide sequence above comes from Anaerocolumna cellulosilytica. Encoded proteins:
- a CDS encoding DUF6715 family protein, which translates into the protein MKKINMSLKTVVCVAILAALIFGYYKYTSNRGKQTDTNTQADELQTLLVKDLEEDYPSTPREVVKVYSRIIKVLYDKELKDSQVEKLGEQNLKLFDEALLAVNPKDTYFINLKSEIVKYKQENSSITKYAIANSEDVEYFKDKEQSFASLTVTFTVKEKSSEEKVKEKFLLRQDEEGRWKILGWEIQ
- a CDS encoding ribonuclease Z — translated: MLDVCLLGTSGMMPLPNRWLTALMTRYNGSSLLIDCGEGTQIAIKEKGWSFHPIDIICFTHYHGDHISGLPGLLLTMGNADRTEPVTMIGPKGLERVVNALRVIAPELPFEIKFIELSAQTEEIRIGGYVIQAFRVHHNVICYGYNVVIERGGRFFVEKANENNVPQKYWNRLQKGETIETETIIYTPDMVLGPGRKGIKLTYCTDTRPIPLIAEQAQEADLFICEGMYGEKDKAEKAVEHKHMTFYDAARLAKTAQVKELWLTHYSPSLVRPEEFMEDTRAIFPNAKAGKDRKSITLNFDPEE
- the rimI gene encoding ribosomal protein S18-alanine N-acetyltransferase gives rise to the protein MENIIIRRMEAKDITAVTSMEEKIFSLPWKWKDFEDSIGRIDNVYLVAEMGSRIVGYCGMWAVAGEGQINNVAVEENSRHKGIAYTMLNKLLKIGIDQGLTAFTLEVRVSNRSAISVYQKLGFHSEGVRKNFYEAPIEDGMIMWLYVKQ
- the tsaD gene encoding tRNA (adenosine(37)-N6)-threonylcarbamoyltransferase complex transferase subunit TsaD, which codes for MDKDVMILAIESSCDETAAAVVKNGREVLSNVISSQIDLHTLYGGVVPEIASRKHMEKINQVIKEALAEADCSLEALDAIAVTYGPGLVGALLVGVAEAKAISYAAGKPLVGVHHIEGHVSANFIEHKNLEPPFLCLIVSGGHTHLVIVKEYGVYEIIGKTRDDAAGEAFDKVARAIGLGYPGGPKIDRLAKEGNKTAVSFPRANLEGCPYDFSFSGVKSAVLNHLNSCAMKKEEVNTADIAASFQEAVVDALVTKTMAAAREYKMKQVAIAGGVAANSALREAMDMACQKNGLTLYYPSPIYCTDNAAMIGAAAYYEYLKGTRHGLDLNAVPNLKIGQR
- the tsaB gene encoding tRNA (adenosine(37)-N6)-threonylcarbamoyltransferase complex dimerization subunit type 1 TsaB, with protein sequence MKLLALDSSGLVASVALVNEEKVLGEFTINNKKTHSQTLLPMLDELIKQVGMELKELDAIAVAGGPGSFTGLRIGSSTAKGLGFVLDIPIIKVPTVDALAYNLYGTEKLICPIMDARRNQVYTGLYEFNEEFDIIQPQMAAGIEEIAEIVNNMGKAVIFLGDGVEVHQEKLKELMKVPYQFAPIHLAKQRAAAVGAIGLTYYKNGLYENADIHEPEYLRVSQAERERAERLLEQAK